A genomic window from Candidatus Bathyarchaeota archaeon includes:
- a CDS encoding 30S ribosomal protein S4e: MGRKGERGHLKRKPAPKLWPIHRKEAVWTVKPTPGPHPAARSLPLALIVRDMLGFAKTAKEARNIICSGKILVDGKVRTDDKFLVGLMDVISVPGINKSYRVLPSGKGLFLHAIDSEDASSKVYRVEDKTLVKNGKLQLDLHDGSSYLVNETESVTPEKVVYQTLDVLKLSIPGRELIGYNKLAVGSYVIVIGGKNMGKVGKIDSIEDQADKKRRDLLVTIKDVHGNQLQTILDFVFVLGDNQSSIALPEAK; the protein is encoded by the coding sequence ATGGGAAGAAAAGGCGAACGCGGTCATCTTAAGCGAAAACCAGCTCCAAAATTATGGCCTATTCACAGAAAAGAAGCAGTGTGGACAGTAAAACCAACCCCTGGACCACATCCTGCTGCACGTTCTTTACCTCTAGCCCTAATTGTGCGGGATATGTTAGGATTTGCAAAAACCGCTAAGGAAGCTAGAAACATTATCTGTTCAGGAAAAATCTTGGTGGACGGAAAAGTACGAACAGACGACAAGTTTCTTGTTGGTTTGATGGATGTAATTTCTGTTCCTGGCATTAACAAATCATACAGAGTCTTGCCTTCAGGTAAGGGTCTTTTTTTGCATGCCATTGATTCTGAGGATGCTTCATCCAAAGTTTATCGAGTTGAAGACAAAACCCTCGTAAAAAATGGAAAGTTGCAACTTGACCTTCATGATGGCTCAAGTTATCTAGTTAATGAGACTGAATCTGTGACTCCTGAAAAAGTTGTATATCAAACTCTTGACGTTCTCAAGCTCAGCATTCCTGGACGAGAGCTTATTGGTTACAATAAACTGGCTGTTGGTTCCTACGTAATAGTAATCGGTGGAAAGAACATGGGCAAAGTCGGCAAGATTGACTCAATTGAAGACCAAGCAGACAAAAAACGTAGAGACCTACTTGTAACTATCAAAGATGTACACGGTAACCAGTTGCAAACAATCCTTGATTTCGTATTCGTTCTAGGAGACAATCAATCTTCAATAGCTTTACCGGAGGCAAAGTAA
- a CDS encoding PHP domain-containing protein, with the protein MIIDLHIHSKTCSDGKLTVQEIIKEAKARNIGLMSISDHDSIGCQQEAMDLAKKHGINYVSGVELNITFSCPDFLDGKSVSLDLLGYNFDVNNKALLSKLKQLSDYREKRAIKILEKLNAEFEKEGISKFTKNDLVQIQNSADGALGRPHIADYLIKKGIVKDRKEAFLTYLVKCNVPKYPLYAQEASKLLRDAGGFAVLAHPNDPYGTSMVKITSSLDEQTSIIKNSLLKHLDGIECWHSRSSPETTKHYVKFAKQNGLKMTGGSDCHQNPIIMGTVKVPDFVAKQFV; encoded by the coding sequence ATGATAATTGATTTGCATATTCACTCGAAAACTTGTTCAGACGGGAAACTGACTGTTCAAGAAATCATTAAAGAAGCCAAAGCCCGAAACATTGGGTTAATGTCCATTAGTGACCATGACTCGATTGGTTGCCAACAAGAAGCCATGGACTTGGCAAAAAAACACGGAATCAATTACGTCAGTGGCGTTGAACTAAATATTACATTTTCTTGCCCCGATTTTCTTGACGGCAAGTCAGTTTCCTTAGATTTGTTGGGTTACAACTTTGACGTAAATAACAAAGCCTTATTGTCTAAACTAAAACAGCTCAGTGACTATCGTGAAAAACGTGCCATAAAAATTCTGGAAAAACTGAATGCAGAATTTGAAAAGGAAGGTATATCCAAGTTTACAAAAAATGATCTGGTTCAAATCCAAAATTCTGCTGATGGCGCCCTTGGTCGACCGCACATTGCAGACTATTTGATCAAAAAAGGTATAGTAAAAGACCGAAAAGAAGCCTTTCTTACATATCTTGTCAAATGTAATGTTCCAAAATACCCTCTTTATGCACAAGAAGCCTCAAAACTACTAAGAGATGCTGGAGGGTTTGCCGTGCTGGCTCACCCAAATGATCCATACGGAACTTCAATGGTAAAAATAACTAGTTCCTTGGATGAGCAAACCAGCATAATCAAAAACTCTTTACTGAAGCACCTTGATGGTATCGAATGCTGGCACTCCAGAAGCAGCCCAGAAACAACAAAACATTATGTGAAGTTTGCAAAACAAAATGGCTTAAAAATGACCGGCGGCAGCGACTGCCACCAAAACCCAATCATTATGGGAACAGTTAAAGTCCCCGACTTTGTAGCAAAACAATTCGTCTAG
- a CDS encoding metallophosphoesterase → MIIGIMSDTHDRLPMIDAAVNKLNELGVELVYHAGDYIAPFVDSHLKNLKAPLIGVLGNNDGSTSLLKQKFAEFGADIRGRFAFDIIDGLRIAIVHGDDRELMRSLLELQSHDILITGHTHEAKIYRKGQMLVINPGETCGLLTGKSTIAILDTEKLEAEIIELNK, encoded by the coding sequence ATGATTATCGGAATTATGTCAGACACCCACGACCGCCTGCCAATGATTGATGCAGCAGTAAACAAACTTAACGAATTAGGTGTTGAACTTGTATATCATGCAGGAGATTACATCGCGCCTTTTGTAGATTCCCATTTGAAGAACTTGAAAGCGCCCCTTATTGGAGTGTTAGGCAACAACGATGGCAGCACAAGTTTACTGAAACAAAAATTCGCCGAATTCGGAGCAGACATACGAGGAAGATTTGCCTTTGACATAATTGATGGACTAAGAATTGCTATTGTACATGGAGATGACCGAGAACTAATGCGTTCACTATTGGAACTACAAAGCCACGACATTTTAATCACAGGGCACACCCATGAAGCAAAAATTTACAGAAAAGGGCAAATGTTAGTCATTAACCCCGGAGAAACTTGTGGACTGCTAACAGGGAAATCAACAATAGCAATACTCGACACAGAAAAACTAGAAGCAGAAATAATCGAACTCAATAAGTAA
- a CDS encoding 50S ribosomal protein L14, which translates to MAKGVVGQKPKISRGLNNGALLKCADNSGAREVRLIQVVGYKGRIRRVPSASVGDLITISVRKGTPDMRKKIFHAVVVRQRKPFRRVDGTWVQFEDNAAVVMTPEGEMRGSEIRGPIAKEAAEKWPRIASAASIIL; encoded by the coding sequence ATGGCCAAAGGAGTCGTCGGTCAGAAACCAAAAATTTCCCGAGGGCTAAACAACGGCGCTCTTCTGAAATGTGCTGACAACTCTGGTGCTCGAGAAGTACGATTAATCCAAGTAGTTGGCTACAAGGGAAGGATTAGACGTGTTCCATCAGCTTCTGTAGGTGACCTGATAACTATATCTGTTAGAAAAGGTACGCCTGATATGAGGAAAAAAATATTCCATGCCGTAGTTGTGCGCCAAAGAAAGCCATTTCGACGAGTAGACGGAACTTGGGTGCAATTCGAAGACAACGCGGCAGTAGTAATGACTCCTGAAGGAGAAATGCGTGGTTCAGAAATTCGTGGACCTATCGCAAAAGAGGCAGCAGAAAAATGGCCAAGAATTGCCAGCGCTGCAAGTATCATCCTATAG
- a CDS encoding ribonuclease P protein subunit → MKVTPSVVQDEFIGLEACVAKCLNPSVVGLKGLVIDETRNTFTLSCNRERKVVIKDTAVFDFILSNGTGVQIDGNLMVGRSEDRLKKRIRRVW, encoded by the coding sequence ATGAAAGTCACTCCCAGTGTAGTTCAAGACGAGTTTATTGGTCTTGAAGCTTGTGTGGCTAAATGTTTAAACCCATCTGTTGTTGGACTGAAAGGTTTAGTTATAGATGAGACCCGTAACACATTTACATTATCATGTAATAGAGAAAGAAAGGTTGTCATCAAAGACACTGCCGTTTTTGATTTCATTCTGTCAAATGGGACAGGTGTTCAAATCGACGGGAATCTTATGGTGGGCCGATCTGAAGACCGACTCAAAAAAAGAATTAGGAGAGTTTGGTAA
- the rplX gene encoding 50S ribosomal protein L24 produces MKTTKPTKQRKRMYQASVSDRYKRFSAPLSAKLKESHGISSLPVRNGDTVIVMRGDRKGSEGKINQIDRKKYRIFIEGATREKVDGTTIPVPIHPSKVVITRLNLDDKWRKKVLERKASTEKAESSKEEPKKKATKTTKKSTKVKEETGGK; encoded by the coding sequence ATGAAAACAACAAAACCCACTAAACAAAGAAAAAGGATGTATCAAGCTTCTGTTAGTGACAGGTATAAACGATTTTCTGCTCCCCTTTCAGCAAAATTGAAAGAATCCCACGGAATTAGTTCACTTCCTGTTAGAAACGGCGACACTGTTATTGTCATGAGAGGCGACCGTAAAGGTTCTGAAGGAAAAATCAATCAGATTGATCGAAAAAAGTATCGAATCTTTATAGAAGGTGCAACTCGAGAAAAAGTAGATGGGACAACAATTCCTGTTCCAATTCATCCTTCGAAAGTAGTGATTACACGCCTGAATCTAGATGATAAATGGCGCAAAAAAGTCTTGGAGCGAAAAGCATCAACTGAAAAAGCTGAGTCATCCAAAGAAGAGCCTAAGAAAAAAGCAACTAAAACTACGAAAAAATCAACTAAAGTAAAAGAGGAAACTGGAGGAAAATAA
- a CDS encoding 50S ribosomal protein L22, whose product MPKWGYSVTDMEPDKTAKASGRELRVSHKHAREVCKTINGMKLEQAKDYLQQVILKKKAVPFGRFNKHVPHRHGLEKAFSGRFPVKTATEILKVLEGAEANAEYKGLDIEQLRIVHASAYPGMKIKRFIPRAFGRSSPRYNTLTHVELVLEEMEGI is encoded by the coding sequence ATGCCAAAATGGGGATACTCAGTAACCGATATGGAACCCGATAAGACCGCCAAAGCTAGCGGACGCGAACTTAGGGTGTCCCATAAACATGCCCGAGAAGTATGTAAAACCATAAACGGAATGAAACTAGAACAAGCTAAAGATTACCTTCAACAAGTTATCTTAAAGAAAAAAGCTGTTCCATTCGGAAGATTCAATAAACACGTACCTCACCGCCATGGATTAGAAAAAGCGTTTTCTGGAAGATTTCCCGTAAAAACTGCCACAGAAATTTTAAAAGTTCTCGAAGGCGCTGAAGCAAACGCTGAATATAAAGGACTTGACATTGAACAACTAAGAATAGTTCACGCTTCAGCTTATCCTGGAATGAAAATTAAGCGGTTTATTCCTCGAGCTTTTGGCCGTTCATCACCAAGATATAACACTCTCACTCATGTAGAACTTGTTTTGGAAGAAATGGAAGGAATTTAA
- a CDS encoding 50S ribosomal protein L5, with amino-acid sequence MADEKQTPETVATEEETKAPATETEAKEKKAVKSNAKVAKKTVTKKTPESKAEPASAKKEKAVKEEKPVKEETVSELEAPVEAESVVDEKPAPKVVAKPVRKEWAGNPMLIPVIEKVTVNMSVGKSGAPLEQAVTIIKQLTNQKPSKRNARKTIREFGIRKGEPIACVVTLREESAKMFLVKALYAVEKKLSKYAFDNQGNFSFGIKEHINIPGIKYLPELGIHGMDVSVSLGRAGYRVKRRHRRQAKVGKDHQLTAEEAILFIKDEFDVEIQ; translated from the coding sequence ATGGCCGACGAAAAACAAACACCTGAAACAGTTGCAACCGAAGAGGAAACAAAAGCACCTGCTACTGAGACCGAAGCCAAAGAAAAGAAAGCAGTTAAATCAAATGCTAAAGTTGCGAAGAAAACTGTAACTAAAAAAACCCCGGAATCTAAAGCTGAACCTGCATCTGCTAAAAAGGAGAAAGCAGTTAAAGAGGAAAAACCCGTCAAGGAAGAAACTGTTTCTGAACTTGAAGCTCCTGTTGAAGCAGAGTCTGTAGTTGACGAAAAACCTGCACCTAAGGTTGTTGCTAAACCTGTGCGCAAAGAATGGGCTGGAAATCCTATGCTTATTCCTGTGATTGAGAAAGTAACCGTTAACATGTCTGTAGGAAAATCTGGTGCCCCTTTGGAACAAGCAGTAACAATTATTAAACAATTAACAAACCAAAAGCCTTCCAAACGAAACGCAAGAAAGACTATACGTGAGTTTGGTATCAGGAAAGGCGAACCAATTGCCTGTGTAGTTACTCTTAGGGAAGAATCTGCAAAAATGTTCTTAGTCAAAGCTTTATATGCTGTTGAAAAGAAACTTTCAAAATACGCTTTTGATAATCAAGGAAACTTCTCTTTCGGAATCAAAGAGCACATTAACATTCCAGGGATCAAATATTTGCCTGAACTGGGAATTCACGGTATGGACGTTTCAGTTTCTCTTGGCAGAGCTGGTTATCGCGTTAAGCGCAGACACCGTCGGCAAGCTAAAGTTGGTAAAGACCATCAGCTAACTGCCGAAGAAGCGATATTGTTTATTAAAGACGAATTTGATGTTGAAATACAATAA
- a CDS encoding alkaline phosphatase family protein, giving the protein MIHEIIHRNQNQDITGFYYPRYSKDCISNIPGTILDLFGVNHDLSKLPFDLNTEVEGVNKVVLFVLDGFGYNQFLRYHNEQKFLASLAKKSEVFPLTSIFPSQTTNALTTLNTGLTPQEHGLFEYYIYIKEVDRIVNTLRFEPLGSRVRNELLENGFSPDILFHGHTIQSKLKEAGIKSFTHIYASYAYSHYSRLLFEDSTFIPSLKSSDLIVTLKKKLEEETGPAYFFVHLSNLDTISHEYGPKSYEYGAELSAISYLMNKELIEKIDPKTAKETLILLTADHGGVNIVPKDTTYLNGFPDIMNNLQKGSSGNTILPTGSARDVFLHVQPEKLVETQDLLRKKIGDKAKVVETKDAINNGLFGRGNVGSQFIDRAGNLLILPYGNETVWFEHFKDIKYNPIGQHGGLNAEEMVVPLAVTRLDKLKV; this is encoded by the coding sequence ATGATTCACGAAATCATTCACCGCAACCAAAATCAAGACATCACAGGTTTTTATTATCCACGTTATAGCAAAGACTGCATTTCAAACATTCCAGGAACAATACTGGATTTGTTTGGGGTAAATCATGACTTGTCAAAACTTCCTTTTGACTTAAACACTGAAGTAGAGGGAGTTAATAAAGTAGTACTTTTTGTTTTGGATGGTTTTGGATATAACCAGTTTTTGCGTTACCACAATGAACAGAAGTTTTTGGCTAGCCTAGCAAAGAAAAGTGAAGTTTTTCCGTTAACTAGTATTTTTCCTTCCCAAACAACTAATGCCCTCACCACTTTGAATACTGGTTTGACTCCTCAAGAGCATGGATTATTTGAGTATTATATCTACATCAAAGAAGTTGATCGAATAGTCAACACTCTACGTTTTGAACCCCTAGGTTCAAGAGTCCGAAATGAGCTTTTAGAAAACGGGTTTAGTCCAGACATTTTATTTCATGGGCACACAATTCAAAGCAAACTAAAAGAAGCAGGCATCAAATCTTTCACACATATCTACGCTTCTTATGCTTACAGTCATTACTCAAGGCTTCTGTTTGAAGATAGCACGTTTATTCCGTCTTTGAAGTCTTCAGATTTAATCGTTACACTAAAAAAGAAACTGGAAGAAGAAACGGGACCAGCATACTTTTTTGTGCACCTAAGTAATTTAGATACAATATCACACGAGTACGGACCAAAAAGTTATGAATATGGAGCAGAATTGTCAGCCATTTCATATTTAATGAACAAAGAGTTAATCGAAAAAATTGACCCCAAAACTGCAAAGGAAACCCTAATCCTGTTAACAGCAGACCATGGGGGCGTTAATATTGTTCCCAAGGATACGACATACCTGAATGGCTTTCCGGACATTATGAATAACCTACAGAAGGGAAGTTCAGGAAACACTATTTTACCCACGGGTAGCGCACGAGATGTTTTTCTGCATGTTCAACCAGAAAAGCTTGTAGAAACTCAAGATTTGCTTCGGAAAAAAATTGGTGACAAAGCAAAAGTTGTTGAAACTAAGGATGCAATAAACAATGGATTGTTTGGACGGGGAAATGTTGGAAGTCAGTTTATTGATAGAGCAGGCAACTTGTTGATTTTGCCTTATGGGAACGAAACAGTTTGGTTTGAACATTTCAAGGATATAAAGTATAATCCTATTGGTCAACATGGGGGATTAAACGCTGAAGAAATGGTTGTCCCGCTAGCAGTAACTAGACTGGATAAACTAAAAGTATAA
- a CDS encoding TIGR00341 family protein, producing the protein MKKLEVNVTTNEARKVKQLLTNLELSYVCSSMKIENEKFKTFSCLVPDQLIDRAIEEISEIMDLRLTQNSISVYNVEAYVSSHLDRIKEKIGEENPPPNPFERLLETTEKFTQINKDLIIMALFATIIALAGLFLDNPVTVIGAMLLSPLLGPINAFAVNASIGKIKKLVKTEASIIILLGSVILLSALTTIVVSFFVDLQVTSQISIRSQTSLTDVGIGLILGLAGGLALVAAIPEILVGVGVASALLPPATVSGIGLALMNGNMFFGALTVTMVYLVGLELGCTVMLRIKGLQPRRFYQKADAKKRSAYFIITLSILLIILMIVIYRTG; encoded by the coding sequence TTGAAAAAACTCGAAGTAAATGTAACAACAAATGAGGCAAGAAAAGTCAAACAATTACTTACAAACTTGGAACTCTCATATGTTTGCTCATCCATGAAAATTGAAAATGAAAAATTCAAAACATTTTCTTGTTTAGTACCTGACCAACTTATTGATAGGGCAATTGAAGAAATTTCAGAAATAATGGATTTGAGGCTAACACAAAATTCTATAAGTGTGTATAACGTGGAAGCCTATGTTTCTAGCCATCTTGACAGAATAAAAGAAAAAATTGGTGAAGAAAATCCTCCACCAAATCCCTTCGAACGGCTGTTAGAAACTACAGAAAAATTCACACAAATAAACAAAGACCTCATAATAATGGCATTGTTTGCCACCATAATCGCCCTTGCAGGACTATTCCTTGACAATCCAGTCACTGTAATTGGAGCAATGCTTCTTTCACCATTACTAGGTCCCATTAATGCTTTTGCAGTAAACGCAAGCATAGGAAAAATTAAAAAACTAGTCAAAACCGAAGCATCAATAATCATACTTCTGGGTTCAGTAATACTCCTTTCAGCATTAACTACAATTGTTGTTTCATTTTTTGTGGACTTGCAGGTTACGTCACAAATTTCGATTAGAAGCCAAACTTCCTTAACAGACGTAGGAATAGGATTAATACTAGGCTTAGCAGGAGGATTAGCATTAGTTGCTGCAATACCTGAAATCCTAGTTGGAGTAGGCGTAGCAAGCGCCTTATTGCCCCCAGCTACAGTTTCCGGAATCGGTTTAGCATTAATGAACGGCAACATGTTCTTTGGGGCGTTAACGGTAACGATGGTGTATCTGGTCGGATTAGAACTAGGATGCACAGTAATGTTACGAATAAAAGGACTTCAACCAAGAAGATTCTACCAGAAAGCAGACGCAAAAAAAAGGTCAGCCTATTTCATCATAACTTTGAGCATATTACTGATAATCCTGATGATTGTAATTTACAGAACAGGATAA
- a CDS encoding Lrp/AsnC ligand binding domain-containing protein, with product MVFGYILVTLKSGAERDVCERVANFEEVVQVDELYGEYDAIAKVEVKDLADLDRFLTDKLRSLSDIFLTTTMIVAKEYKNR from the coding sequence ATGGTCTTTGGTTATATCCTTGTTACTTTGAAGTCAGGCGCTGAACGAGATGTTTGTGAAAGAGTTGCTAACTTCGAAGAGGTTGTTCAAGTTGACGAATTATACGGAGAATACGATGCAATAGCAAAAGTTGAAGTAAAAGACCTTGCAGATTTAGACAGATTCCTAACTGACAAACTCCGCTCGCTGTCTGATATTTTCCTGACAACCACAATGATTGTTGCAAAAGAATACAAAAACCGCTAA
- a CDS encoding ATP-binding protein — MREPFAKFVESELAPNILLITCGLPGTYKTETSQEIAKLKGYPILRTDIIRLEVLKNDDIFDVKVAGNMNKREMVYNEMFCQAADLAKKGKGVILDATFVTQSLRRRAAEVAAKANIPFVILQTHCSEESSMRRILRRTKENYESNALTKEAYDANKNRFEEVDLMDFKQLHPNLEITHLTVDTEHDEPETWCIIGKVVK, encoded by the coding sequence TTGAGAGAACCCTTCGCAAAGTTTGTTGAATCTGAATTAGCTCCTAACATTTTATTGATTACTTGTGGACTTCCTGGAACCTACAAAACTGAAACTTCTCAAGAGATCGCAAAACTGAAAGGATACCCAATTCTAAGAACTGACATAATTCGTCTAGAAGTCCTCAAAAACGACGACATATTTGACGTCAAAGTAGCAGGAAACATGAATAAACGCGAAATGGTCTACAACGAAATGTTCTGTCAAGCTGCAGACTTGGCAAAAAAAGGGAAGGGTGTAATATTAGATGCCACGTTTGTAACCCAGAGTTTGCGCCGAAGAGCAGCAGAAGTTGCAGCAAAAGCTAACATACCTTTTGTTATTTTGCAGACTCATTGCTCTGAAGAGTCTTCTATGCGCCGGATATTGCGTAGAACCAAAGAAAACTATGAATCAAATGCCCTGACCAAAGAGGCTTATGATGCAAACAAAAACAGGTTTGAAGAAGTTGATTTAATGGACTTTAAACAGTTACATCCTAACCTTGAGATAACTCACTTAACTGTTGACACCGAACATGATGAGCCTGAAACTTGGTGCATCATAGGAAAAGTGGTCAAGTAA
- a CDS encoding 30S ribosomal protein S17 has product MSALTAKKPKKTCDDINCPFHGTLALRGHALEGTVVSNKMEKTVIVRRDYLNYVPKYRRYEKRRSNVPAHNPPCLEVKAGDKVRLAECRPISKTVGFVVIEKLEDGSGGSTR; this is encoded by the coding sequence ATGTCAGCTTTAACTGCAAAAAAACCAAAGAAAACATGTGACGATATTAACTGCCCCTTTCATGGGACACTAGCCTTGAGAGGGCACGCGCTAGAAGGAACAGTTGTTAGTAACAAAATGGAAAAAACCGTTATTGTTCGTCGTGACTACCTTAATTACGTTCCAAAATACAGAAGATATGAAAAAAGACGAAGCAACGTACCCGCACATAATCCTCCATGCCTTGAAGTAAAAGCAGGAGACAAGGTACGATTAGCTGAATGTCGCCCAATAAGCAAGACAGTTGGCTTCGTTGTAATAGAAAAACTGGAGGATGGTTCTGGTGGCAGCACGCGCTAA
- the rpmC gene encoding 50S ribosomal protein L29, with protein MPILRVKEMRELSSEKRLEKVNELRTELARLKTMVAAGGAIDNPSQIRALRKTIARLLTIETEEQGRNEQ; from the coding sequence ATGCCAATTTTACGAGTTAAAGAAATGCGTGAATTGTCTTCTGAAAAACGCCTCGAAAAAGTTAACGAGCTTCGAACTGAGCTTGCAAGGTTAAAAACAATGGTTGCCGCAGGAGGCGCTATTGATAATCCATCGCAAATTCGTGCACTTCGTAAAACAATTGCTCGTCTGTTAACCATTGAAACTGAAGAACAAGGGAGGAATGAACAGTAA
- a CDS encoding 30S ribosomal protein S3 produces MSVVKHFIEDSIKRKEIEEFLQNEFERAGYGGVSLTKTPLGTHIVIYTMRPGLVIGRGGETIRALAQILEQQFQLPSPQISVAEIEVPELNAHVVASRIASALKRGIHYRRSAFWAITNAMEAGALGIEIIISGKLRTDRARYEKFIEGYLPKSGDPPRQYMRTAELHVHLKPGTLGVKVSLLPPDAVFPDKLEVYTIEDKPEPKPEAIIEEKVVETPVEQESTPAEEPVKAPESEPVDVSAEEKETAEPVTKDEKPAKAEVAEPEVVEEPKAVEPEAEPSKEPVTEESPEAEVEVPVKEEKSEEKVTETESVPVEEKNEAGE; encoded by the coding sequence ATGTCTGTAGTTAAACATTTCATCGAAGATTCGATAAAAAGAAAAGAAATTGAAGAATTCTTACAAAATGAATTCGAACGCGCAGGATACGGTGGAGTAAGCCTAACAAAAACACCTCTAGGAACTCACATAGTCATATACACCATGCGCCCTGGATTAGTAATTGGACGCGGTGGCGAAACCATTCGTGCCCTTGCCCAAATTCTAGAACAACAATTCCAACTTCCAAGCCCACAAATTTCTGTCGCTGAAATCGAAGTTCCCGAACTAAACGCACACGTAGTTGCATCCAGAATTGCTTCAGCTTTGAAACGTGGTATCCACTACCGGCGTTCAGCTTTCTGGGCCATAACCAATGCAATGGAAGCCGGTGCACTGGGCATCGAAATCATCATCAGCGGCAAGCTTCGTACCGACCGTGCCCGCTACGAAAAATTCATCGAAGGGTACCTCCCCAAGAGTGGAGATCCACCTCGACAATACATGCGAACTGCAGAATTGCACGTTCATCTTAAACCCGGAACATTAGGCGTAAAAGTGAGCCTTCTTCCACCTGATGCAGTATTCCCTGACAAACTTGAAGTATACACTATTGAAGATAAGCCCGAACCTAAACCTGAAGCTATAATCGAAGAAAAAGTTGTTGAAACCCCAGTTGAACAAGAATCCACGCCTGCAGAAGAACCTGTGAAAGCTCCGGAATCTGAACCTGTTGACGTTTCAGCTGAAGAAAAAGAAACAGCTGAACCCGTTACAAAAGACGAAAAACCTGCAAAAGCAGAAGTTGCTGAACCTGAAGTTGTAGAAGAGCCTAAAGCAGTTGAGCCTGAAGCTGAGCCTTCAAAAGAACCTGTAACTGAAGAATCTCCTGAAGCTGAGGTTGAAGTTCCTGTGAAAGAGGAAAAATCTGAAGAGAAAGTAACTGAAACAGAATCTGTTCCAGTTGAAGAAAAAAATGAGGCTGGCGAATAA
- the glpX gene encoding class II fructose-bisphosphatase, whose translation MASLRALAPSLTRITIAGAVGAALHIGQGDKNLVDATAVDFSRAVLNQTEIDGEVISCEGPKDNAPAFLNRERVGTCKGPKVEFVFDPVDGTTATSKGRKDAISALACAPAGCFQVLPDDGYYFKVATDIHSKGKISLDMSIEELVKTVAKAKGLSLENFTVIMLERERHNQILETLRKLGVRIILIPDGDIAGAVVTCMPDSGVDLLVGAGAGPEATIAATAVKCLGGTMLVKVWKDQKDDAGRMDRLREVGVDIEKTYNEEELAKGNELVFAASGITKGELLNGVRFTKGGATVSSLCMRLPSGTIETSKTTLKFKEHPVYKTVDLNGHASNSF comes from the coding sequence TTGGCATCTCTTAGGGCTTTAGCTCCCTCATTAACCCGAATCACTATCGCCGGAGCCGTCGGCGCTGCGTTACACATTGGTCAAGGAGACAAAAATTTAGTAGACGCAACCGCAGTCGACTTTTCAAGAGCAGTTTTGAATCAAACCGAAATTGACGGCGAAGTAATATCCTGTGAAGGACCCAAAGATAATGCGCCAGCATTCCTTAACAGAGAAAGAGTTGGAACCTGCAAAGGACCCAAAGTAGAATTCGTTTTCGATCCCGTAGACGGAACAACAGCAACATCCAAAGGTAGAAAAGACGCAATTTCTGCTCTTGCATGTGCACCTGCTGGCTGCTTCCAAGTCTTGCCTGACGACGGATACTACTTTAAAGTAGCAACCGACATACACTCCAAAGGAAAAATTTCTTTGGACATGTCCATAGAAGAACTTGTAAAAACAGTGGCAAAAGCAAAAGGGTTGTCCCTTGAAAACTTCACAGTTATTATGCTCGAACGTGAGCGACACAATCAAATTTTGGAAACTTTACGAAAACTTGGAGTTAGAATCATTTTGATTCCTGACGGAGACATAGCAGGAGCGGTTGTTACCTGCATGCCCGATTCTGGTGTTGACCTTCTTGTTGGAGCAGGTGCAGGACCTGAAGCAACAATTGCTGCAACTGCTGTAAAATGTCTAGGTGGAACCATGCTTGTTAAAGTCTGGAAAGACCAAAAAGACGACGCAGGTCGGATGGACCGATTGCGAGAAGTTGGCGTTGATATTGAAAAAACATATAATGAAGAAGAGTTAGCAAAAGGCAACGAACTCGTGTTTGCAGCATCAGGTATAACTAAAGGTGAACTTTTGAATGGTGTACGGTTTACTAAAGGTGGTGCAACTGTCAGTTCTCTTTGTATGCGTTTGCCTAGCGGAACCATAGAAACATCTAAAACAACGCTTAAGTTCAAAGAGCATCCAGTCTACAAAACTGTTGATTTGAATGGTCATGCCAGTAACTCTTTTTAG